Proteins found in one Deltaproteobacteria bacterium genomic segment:
- a CDS encoding Crp/Fnr family transcriptional regulator, translated as MARSSMSSINCAVCDVGRASGLGQGQFCPFVDRQRRRGELLYLQGEPASHVWFVKRGTVVLYREVGEGAAEGKAHAVRFAGSFIGLETLVSDRYADTAKATTDVVLCGATRAGIDAWLGPKGTPARTALEITLRSHTRDAAAAARRGSAVQRVAGWLLDEGPRGEAGHLPRRLVADLLGMRAETLSRALAELTQRGAITTTRTTLRIVDLAELERAAGRDEAA; from the coding sequence ATGGCGCGGTCGTCGATGTCCTCGATCAACTGCGCGGTCTGCGACGTCGGCCGGGCCTCGGGCCTCGGGCAGGGGCAGTTTTGCCCGTTCGTGGACCGTCAACGCCGGCGCGGCGAGCTGCTCTACCTGCAGGGCGAGCCGGCGAGCCACGTGTGGTTCGTCAAGCGCGGCACGGTCGTGCTGTACCGCGAGGTCGGCGAGGGCGCGGCCGAGGGCAAGGCCCACGCCGTCCGGTTCGCGGGTAGCTTCATCGGCCTCGAAACGCTCGTGTCGGACCGCTATGCCGACACCGCCAAGGCGACGACCGACGTGGTGTTGTGCGGCGCGACTCGCGCGGGCATCGACGCATGGCTCGGCCCCAAGGGCACGCCGGCGCGGACGGCTCTCGAGATCACGCTTCGGTCGCACACGCGCGACGCGGCCGCCGCGGCGCGACGCGGCAGCGCCGTCCAGCGCGTGGCCGGGTGGCTGCTCGACGAGGGGCCGCGCGGCGAGGCAGGCCATCTGCCGCGCCGGCTGGTGGCGGACCTGCTGGGGATGCGGGCCGAGACGCTGTCGCGCGCGCTCGCGGAACTCACTCAGCGCGGGGCCATCACCACGACGCGGACGACGCTGCGGATCGTCG